The following proteins are encoded in a genomic region of Aerococcaceae bacterium DSM 111021:
- the ilvD gene encoding dihydroxy-acid dehydratase, producing MSNKNLKKRSHVYDGPVKAPNRAMMRATGMDDESFEKPIIGVISTWAENTPCNIHLHDLGIIAKEGVSESGGWPVQFGTITVSDGIAMGTQGMRYSLPSRDAIADSVEIAIGGHNCDAFVAIGGCDKNMPGCVIAMANLDIPSIFVYGGTIAPGKLNGKDIDLVSVFEGVGKWNNGEISDEQLKKIECNACPGPGACGGMYTANTMASAIEALGLSLPGSSSNPAITQAKEDDVLKAGRAVLQLIDKNIRPSDILTRKSFENAITLTMALGGSTNAILHLLAIAHAADVDLKIEDFNTIQAKVPHLADLKPSGHYVFQDLYEAGGVPAVLKYLYQNGYIHGDCLTVTGKTLAENLEDAPDLVAGQQVIMPLSNPKRADGPLIVLRGNLAPEGAVVKVSGLKVRRHEGPAKVYNTEEEAIEATLHHEIVDNDVVIVRYVGPKGGPGMPEMLSLSSMLVGKGLKVCLITDGRFSGGSHGFVVGHVAPEAQDGGPIALVQDGDTIIIDQDTKELTMVVSEEELAERRAQLVLPPLETRGALGKYAHIVSSSSRGAITDFYKREEWNN from the coding sequence ATGTCAAATAAAAATCTAAAAAAACGTAGTCATGTGTATGACGGTCCTGTAAAGGCGCCTAACCGGGCAATGATGCGAGCGACAGGAATGGATGATGAGAGTTTTGAGAAGCCGATTATTGGTGTGATATCTACTTGGGCTGAGAATACGCCGTGTAACATTCACCTTCATGACTTAGGAATTATTGCTAAGGAAGGCGTTAGTGAAAGTGGTGGATGGCCTGTTCAATTCGGAACGATTACGGTATCCGATGGAATTGCCATGGGAACGCAAGGAATGCGGTATTCCTTGCCCAGCCGGGATGCCATTGCAGATTCAGTAGAGATAGCCATTGGCGGTCATAACTGTGACGCCTTTGTAGCCATTGGTGGCTGTGATAAGAATATGCCGGGTTGTGTCATTGCGATGGCTAACCTGGATATTCCGTCCATCTTCGTCTACGGAGGAACCATTGCCCCAGGTAAGTTAAACGGCAAAGACATTGACTTAGTATCTGTCTTTGAAGGTGTAGGTAAATGGAATAATGGTGAGATTAGCGATGAACAATTAAAGAAAATTGAATGTAATGCCTGTCCGGGCCCAGGTGCATGTGGTGGAATGTACACTGCCAATACCATGGCGTCAGCCATTGAGGCCCTTGGCTTAAGCTTACCAGGCTCTTCCTCCAACCCAGCCATTACCCAAGCCAAAGAAGATGATGTCCTCAAAGCAGGACGCGCAGTCCTTCAATTAATTGATAAAAATATCCGACCAAGCGATATTTTAACCCGCAAATCCTTTGAGAATGCCATTACCTTAACGATGGCCTTAGGAGGGTCAACCAATGCCATTTTGCATTTGTTAGCCATCGCCCATGCCGCCGATGTTGACTTAAAGATTGAAGACTTTAATACGATCCAAGCTAAAGTGCCGCATCTAGCAGACTTGAAGCCAAGTGGTCATTATGTCTTCCAAGATTTATATGAGGCGGGTGGAGTACCAGCGGTACTCAAGTATTTATACCAAAATGGTTACATTCATGGAGATTGCTTAACAGTAACTGGTAAGACCTTAGCTGAGAACTTAGAAGATGCTCCTGACTTAGTGGCTGGACAACAAGTTATTATGCCACTATCAAATCCTAAACGTGCCGATGGCCCGTTGATTGTCCTTAGAGGGAACTTAGCTCCTGAAGGTGCTGTTGTGAAGGTATCAGGATTGAAAGTTCGCCGCCATGAAGGACCAGCTAAAGTCTATAACACCGAGGAAGAAGCCATTGAAGCGACCTTACACCATGAGATTGTTGATAACGACGTGGTCATTGTTCGATATGTAGGACCTAAGGGTGGGCCAGGTATGCCAGAGATGCTGTCCTTATCCAGTATGTTAGTAGGTAAAGGATTGAAAGTCTGCTTAATTACTGACGGTCGCTTCTCAGGTGGATCTCACGGATTCGTAGTCGGACATGTGGCCCCAGAAGCACAAGATGGTGGACCAATCGCCCTTGTCCAAGACGGTGACACCATTATCATTGACCAAGATACCAAGGAATTAACGATGGTTGTATCTGAGGAAGAATTAGCCGAGCGTCGTGCTCAGCTCGTCTTACCACCACTTGAGACACGTGGTGCCTTAGGTAAATACGCCCATATTGTATCAAGTTCATCACGAGGAGCGATTACCGACTTCTATAAGCGTGAAGAGTGGAACAATTAA
- a CDS encoding DUF59 domain-containing protein → MRDDIQTNNFPDDLKQAIIDQLVTIFDPEIGLDIYNLGLIYAMEVDSNKHCEITLTFTGMACSCVDTVPIELTEKLTSIEGIDTVKVNIVWEPAWNIQNISRIGRIALGINPN, encoded by the coding sequence ATGAGAGACGATATTCAAACAAACAACTTTCCCGATGACTTAAAGCAAGCGATTATTGATCAACTTGTAACGATTTTCGACCCAGAAATTGGCTTGGACATCTACAACCTCGGCTTAATCTATGCGATGGAGGTCGATAGTAACAAGCATTGTGAGATCACCTTAACTTTTACCGGTATGGCTTGCAGTTGCGTCGACACAGTGCCCATTGAGCTAACTGAAAAGTTAACTAGCATTGAAGGCATCGATACCGTTAAGGTCAATATCGTATGGGAGCCTGCTTGGAATATTCAAAACATCAGTCGGATTGGCCGGATCGCCTTAGGAATTAATCCTAATTAG
- a CDS encoding RidA family protein translates to MKVVNSPLAPDAVGPYSQAIKTNGLIFLSGQIGLDKETGQLVDGLEKQTQQAFKNISYVLESEDLTLASIVKVTVLLSDIQHFDKVNEIYAQQFKAPYPARSAFAVRDLPLGALVEIEVIAEVEKG, encoded by the coding sequence ATGAAAGTAGTCAATTCGCCCCTAGCTCCCGATGCAGTAGGACCTTATTCTCAGGCAATCAAGACCAACGGACTGATATTTCTATCCGGTCAAATAGGGCTCGATAAAGAGACCGGCCAATTAGTTGACGGCTTAGAAAAGCAAACGCAACAAGCCTTCAAAAATATTAGCTACGTATTAGAGTCTGAAGACTTAACTTTAGCTAGTATTGTCAAAGTCACGGTCTTACTGAGTGACATTCAACACTTCGATAAAGTGAACGAGATCTACGCACAACAGTTCAAAGCCCCTTATCCAGCTCGCTCGGCCTTTGCGGTCCGAGACTTGCCATTAGGTGCCTTGGTTGAAATTGAGGTGATTGCTGAAGTTGAGAAAGGTTAA
- the ilvA gene encoding threonine ammonia-lyase IlvA, whose amino-acid sequence MFPTITSEDVLAAYKSLRQSVNQTPLMYDPYLSDKYKASIYLKREDLQIVRSFKLRGALYAINQLSDDELAKGVICASAGNHAQGVAYTCQLKKVNGIIFMPTTTPRQKIDQVQYFGGKYVKVVIQEDTFDKSNVTAHVYAEKHNLTFIEPFDDLNVILGQGTIGVEIHQDLVANGDQADYILLPVGGGGLISGVSAYVKDAMPTSAIIGVEPDGAASMKLAIEQGGPVALEKVDKFCDGTAVAKVGDLTYHYTKEFVEDFITVPEGQVSQTILDLYTRQAIVVEPSGALTVAALDKMADEIRGKTVVCLISGGNNDINRMAEIEERAMVYRGLQKYFIVKFPQRAGALKDFVTDVLNKDDDITRFEYTKRINRSQAPVFIGIQLGKRENLESLLRRIEAFDSNYINVTENPSLYQLLV is encoded by the coding sequence ATGTTTCCAACTATTACATCAGAAGATGTACTTGCTGCGTATAAGTCATTAAGGCAGAGCGTCAACCAAACGCCGTTAATGTATGATCCCTATTTGTCAGATAAGTATAAAGCGTCGATCTATTTAAAGCGGGAAGACTTACAAATTGTACGTTCATTTAAACTGAGAGGAGCGCTGTATGCTATTAATCAGTTATCAGACGATGAGCTTGCTAAGGGGGTTATTTGTGCGTCGGCTGGAAACCATGCCCAAGGCGTTGCTTATACTTGCCAGTTGAAGAAGGTGAATGGAATTATCTTCATGCCGACCACAACTCCAAGACAAAAGATTGACCAAGTTCAATATTTTGGAGGCAAATACGTCAAGGTTGTCATTCAAGAAGATACCTTTGATAAGAGTAACGTCACTGCTCATGTCTACGCTGAAAAGCACAATCTTACCTTCATTGAGCCCTTTGACGATTTGAACGTTATCTTAGGGCAAGGAACGATTGGCGTCGAGATCCATCAAGACTTAGTGGCCAATGGTGACCAAGCGGATTACATCTTGCTACCCGTAGGAGGGGGTGGCTTAATCTCAGGAGTGAGTGCCTACGTCAAAGATGCCATGCCAACTTCCGCCATTATAGGAGTGGAACCAGATGGGGCAGCTTCCATGAAATTAGCGATCGAACAGGGAGGTCCGGTAGCACTAGAGAAAGTGGATAAGTTTTGCGATGGGACAGCGGTGGCTAAGGTGGGTGACTTAACCTACCACTACACAAAAGAATTTGTTGAAGATTTTATTACAGTTCCTGAAGGACAGGTCAGCCAGACGATATTAGATTTGTATACTAGGCAAGCGATAGTCGTCGAGCCCTCAGGTGCCTTAACGGTAGCTGCCTTAGATAAGATGGCTGATGAGATTCGAGGCAAGACCGTCGTCTGCTTAATATCAGGTGGGAATAATGACATTAACCGCATGGCGGAAATTGAAGAGCGTGCCATGGTCTACCGCGGCTTGCAAAAATATTTTATCGTCAAGTTCCCCCAACGTGCTGGTGCTTTGAAAGACTTCGTAACGGATGTGTTGAACAAGGATGATGATATTACCCGCTTTGAATATACGAAGCGGATTAATCGATCCCAAGCACCTGTCTTTATCGGCATCCAATTAGGTAAGCGCGAGAATTTAGAAAGTTTACTTCGCCGGATCGAAGCCTTTGATTCTAACTATATTAACGTCACGGAAAATCCGAGTCTGTATCAATTATTAGTGTAG